The genomic segment ACAGGCACGGCAAGGCCCAGCGCGCAAGGGCAGGTGATAATCAGCACGGAAATGGCAATGACGAGCGATTGATACCAGCCCGCCCCGGCAATCATCCAGCCGATGAAAGTCAGCGCCGCTAGCGTGTGGACCGCAGGGGCATAAAGCCGCGCCGCACGGTCCGCGATGCGGACATATTTGGAACGGTCCTGTGCGGCGGCTTCCATCAGCCGGGCGATTTCCGCCAGCGTGGTGTCTTGCCCGATGGCCAGCACGCGCACGTCCACTGGCGCATCGAGATTGAGCGTACCCGCCAGCACGCGATCCCCGGCCGCGCCGGGCACGGGCGCGCTTTCGCCCGTAAGCAGCGACTGGTCGAACCGGCTGCCGCCCGAGACGATCTCCCCATCGGCGGCCAGCCTTTCGCCCGCCGCCACGCGCATCACCATACCGGCGGCCAGATCATCGGCCTTCCGCCATTCGACAGTGCCGTCTGCCGCCACGACCATGGCGCCCTGCGCCGCATGGCTGAGCAGCGCATCCACGCCGGTGCGCGCGCGGTCGCGCATCATCGCATCCAGCACGCGGCCCGCCAGCAGGAAGGCCAGCAGCATCAGCGCGCCGTCGAACCAGGCATCGTGCCCGCCGGTTACGGTCTCGTAGAAGCTCAGCGCGGTGGCCAGGATCACGCCGATGGAAATCGGCACGTCCATGTTCGTCCGCCCGCGCCGCAGCACGCCCCAGGCCGATTTGAAGAAGGGCATGCCGCCATAGAGGATCGCCGGAATGGCGATGGCAGCCGAAATCCAGTGGAACATAGTGCGGGTGGGGCCATCGGCCCCCGACCAGACGCTGACCGAAAGCAGCATCACATTCATGCAGGCAAAGGCCGAAACCGCCAGCGGCGCCAACAGCGGCTTCACGGCCGATTGCGTGCGGGCCAGTGCGCCCTTGCGCGGTTCCGCCTCAAACCCGATGCGGTCCAGTTCCTCCACCAGATCGCGTGGGCGCACTGATGCATCATGCGCGATGGTGACCTGCCGGGCGGAGAGGTTCACGCGCGCCGAAACGATGCCGGGGCGCCCTTCCAGCCCGCGCTCGATCTTGGACATGCAGCCCGCGCAATGCATGCCGGGAACGGCAAGCACTGTCTGGACCGCATCGTCCCGATCATGGCGGGCCAGAGCCGTCACCGCAGTTCTTCTTCCGCGCGCCAGCTGGCACTGCCGGAATGGGCCGCCAGCCGCAGGGTCCAGCGCCCGGCAGGCAGGGGCTGGGCCGAGACGAAGGTGCCGTCCGCCTGACGGGCGAAGCTCATCTGCACATCGTCCAGCCTGCCCAACGGATGGCGGGCTTCGGCTTCAAGCACGGCATCCTGCGGTGCCCCCTGTAGCGCAATCGCTACGCGCCCGTCAGCCAGGCGGCTGGCCTCGGCCTTCCAGCCGAGTTCCTTCGACTGTTCGGCCTGATCCAGCCAGCCGTTGAATTCCTGACTGGCGACATAGGAGTTTTCGACCACCACCCCGCCGAATGTGGAAGTGGCGAACCGCGCCATCACCACATTGACGGTGCCGACCGTGCCGAAGAAGGCCACCAGGATCGCCGCGGCGTGCCAGCCGGTGAAGCGGGCGACCTTGCGGGTTTCAGCCTGCTGGGAAGAAGTTCCGTTCATTCCTCTGCTCCCGGTGCTTCGAAGTTCGTAACGCCGCTGTCGCTTTCGCCCGCTTCGTCAAGCGAGCGCAGGGTGAAGGTGAACTTCTGGCTCCTCGCGCCATCCGGCATGACGACATAGGCACGCATCGTGTCGATCTCGTCGGCGGGAACCTCGCGCACGATCTTGCGGGCGGCTGCTTCGCGCGGCATGTCCTCGCTCCACATCACCGCGCCGGGCAAGCCCTCGATCGCCACTTCCATCTTGCGCGGACGGCTTTCCATATTGCGCAGCTTCAGGGTGTAGGCATTGCGGACCGAACCGTCGCTCATCAGCATGAAGGGCGGGTTGCGATCCTGCGCGATGGTGATGTCGGTATGGTTGCGGGTGCCGAGCGCGAACAGCAGGCCAAGGCCGAGCATGCCCCAAACACCCAGATAGATCAGCGTGCGCAAATGCAGGATCGTCTTCCACACGGGGCGCGGCGTCTCGCCGGCGGCCTCGCGCGTATTATCCTCCAGCGTGGCATAGTCGATCAGCCCGCGCGGGCGGCCCACTTCGCGCATCACGCGGTCGCAGGCGTCGATGCAAAGCCCGCAGGTAATGCAGGCGATGTCCGGCCCGTTGCGGATGTCATAGCCCGTGGGGCAGACGGCCACGCACTGGTTACAGTCAATGCAGTCGCCGAATTCGCCGGGGTTCTTTTCCGCCTTCTTCAGGCTGCCGCGTTTTTCACCGCGCCAGTCCTTGTAAGTGACGATCAGCGATTTCTCGTCCAGCATCGCGGTCTGGATGCGGGGCCAGGGGCACATATAGATGCACACCTGTTCGCGCGCGAAACCGCCCAGCAGGAAAGTGGTGGCCGTCAGCACCGCCACGGTCGCATAGGCGATGGGCGCGGCCTGCCCGGTCCAGAAATCGTGGGTCAGCGTGGGCGCATCCGCGAAATACATGATCCACGCGCCGCCGGTCCAGAAACTGATGGCGAGGTAGATCGAATATTTCAGCGTGCGCTTGAAGATCTTGGCCGGCCCCCAGGGCGCCTTGGCCAGCCGCGCCTGTGCGTTGCGGTCCCCGTCGATGAAGCGGTCGACATGCTGGAACACGTCGGTCCACACGGTCTGCGGGCAGCTATAGCCGCACCATGCGCGGCCCACGGCACTGGTCACCAGGAACAGGCCGATACCCGCCATGATGAGCAGGCCCGCCACGAAATAGAATTCATGCGGCCAGATCTCGATGCCGAACATGTAGAAACGGCGATGGGCGAGATCGACCAGCACTGCCTGATCCGGGGCATAAGGCCCGCGATCCCAGCGCAGCCAGGGGGTTCCGTAATAGATCGTCAGAGTGACGAACATCACGAACCATTTGAAGCGGCGGAAGGGGCCGTCGATCTTTTGCGGATAGACGGCCTTCCGCTTTTCGTAGAGCTTCTCCGGCCCCGGGACGTGCGATCCCGGGACCGTTATTCTGTCAGGGTTGTTCATTGGTCTGTTCCGCCGGGGTTGCGGGGGCAGCAGGCGCAGCCGCCTGCTCGGTGAAATCTTCGCCCCCTCCCAGCGAATGTACATATGCCGCCAGCATCTTGATCGTCACGGGGTCCAGTCGGGTTCCCCATGCCGGCATGACGCCTGCGTGTGCGTTCGTGACGCTGGCGATCACGTCCTTGCGGGCGCCGCCATACAGCCAGATCGCGTCGGTCAGGTTCGGCGCGCCAAATTCGCGCATCCCCTTGCCGTCAGGCCCATGGCAGACGGCACAGTTTTCCTGGAACAGCTGCGCCCCCGCCGCACTGTCCTTGCCCTTGCCCGAAAGCGCGAGCACATGGCTGGCCACGGCGCTGATCTGGCCGCCGGTCAGGATGCCGTCACGGCCGAAGCTGGGCATCTGGCTGAAGCGGGTCTGATCGTCGCCCGGCTGACGGATGCCGTGGATCAGCGTGGTCTCAATCGCCTTCAGGTCGCCGCCCCACAGCCAGTCATCGTCATTGAGGTTGGGATAGCCCTTCCCCCCTGCCGCGCCCGAACCGTGGCACTGGACGCAATTGACCTTGAAGGCCGCGCGCCCGCCGGCAACGGCGGCACGCATCAGCTCGGGATTGCCGGGCAATTGCTCGATCGGCATGTTGGCCAGTGCAGCCACGCTGGCAGCGCGTTCTTTCTCCTGCGCTTCCATTTCCGCGGCGAGCTGGCCGCGGCTGGTCCAGCCGAGCATCCCCTGCGTGGCGCTGGAGATCATCGGCCAGGCCGGATAGGCCACGCTGTAGACAAGCGCCCAGAAGATGCAGACGTAGAAGGTCAGCACCCACCAGCGCGGCAGCGGGTTGTTGAGCTCTTCGATGCCGTCCCATTCGTGCCCGACGGTTTCGACGCCGGTTGCCTCGTCGATTCTCTTGTCAGTCATCGCTATCGTCCTTGAAGATCGCTTCGGCGGCTTCCTGATTTTGGCCCCTCGAGCCAGGCCGGAACGGCCACAGGCACAGCCCAACGAACACCACCATCATCGCCATCAGGCCCCAGCTGTCGGCGATGTGGCGGAGGTTGTCGTAGATCGAATGGCCGCTCATCGGCCCTTCTCCTTGGCCAGGTCTTCCTGTGCGGCCGCGCTGTTCACGTCCACCAAGGTACCGAGCATCTGGAGATAGGCGACCAGCGCATCCATTTCGGTCAGCCGCTGCGGATTGCCGTCATAATCGCGGATCTGCGCCTTGGGATAGCGCGTGGCGAGATCGCCGGCATCGGCATCGGGATTGGCCTGGGCCAGCAGATCGGCCTTGGCGCGTTCAATGTCGGCCTTGGTATAAGGCACGCCGACATCCTTGAGCGCGACAAGCCGCGCCGCCGGATCGCCGATCTCGAGATCGCGATCCGCCAGGAACGAATAGGGCGGCATCACGCTTTCGGGAACCACTGCGCGCGGATCCTTCAGGTGCTGCACGTGCCATTCGTCCGAATAGCGGCCGCCCACGCGGGCCAGATCCGGCCCGGTGCGCTTGGAGCCCCACTGGAACGGGTGATCGTACATGCTTTCCGCGGCGAGGCTGTAATGGCCGTAGCGTTCGACCTCGTCACGGAAGGGGCGGATCATCTGGCTGTGGCAGACATAGCAGCCTTCGCGCACATAGATGTCGCGCCCCGCCTGTTCGAGCGGCGTGTAGGGACGCATCCCCTTCACCTTCTCGATCGTGTTGTCGATCCAGAACAGCGGAGCGATTTCCACGATGCCGCCAATGATCACCGCGACGAAGGCGAACACGCCCAGCAGGGTGACGTTGCGTTCCAGCTTCTTGTGATGCTGAGTCAGGCTTACCATTGCTTTTCCCTCCTCACTCGGCCGGAACAGGGGCCGCCGGACGGTCGGCCTCTTCATTGTATGCAGCGGTGCTCATCGGAGCTTCCTGACGCTGATGCCCCAGGATGGTGCGCCACACATTGATCACCAGCAAAACGGCACCGCTGAGATAGAGCAGACCACCGAAGGCACGGGCCAGATAATCCCAGTGAAGGGCGGCAACCGTATCGGCGAAGCTGTTCACCAGATAACCGTCGGCACCGTATTCACGCCACATCAGGCCCTGGGTGACACCGGCCACCCACATGCTGGCGGCGTAGAACACGATCCCCAGCGTCGCGAGCCAGAAGTGCCAGTTGACCATGCGGATCGAATAGAGCCGTTCACGTTTCCACAGGCGCGGGACCAGGAAGTAGATCGCCGCGAAGGTGATCATCCCGTTCCAGCCCAGCGCACCCGAGTGCACGTGGCCGATGGTCCAGTCCGTATAGTGGCTGAGCGAGTTCACGCTCTTGATCGACATCATCGGGCCTTCGAAAGTGCTCATGCCGTAGAAGGCCAGGCTGAGCACGAACATGCGCATGATCGGATCGGTGCGGACCTTGTCCCATGCGCCATTCAGCGTCATCAGACCGTTGATCATGCCGCCCCAGCTGGGCATCCACAGCATGATCGAGAAGACCATGCCCAGCGTCTGCGCCCAGTCGGGCAGCGCCGTATAGTGCAGGTGGTGCGGACCGGCCCAGATGTAGAGGAAGATCAGCGCCCAGAAGTGGATGATCGACAGGCGATAGCTGTAGATCGGGCGTTCGGCCTGCTTGGGCACGAAGTAGTACATCATGGCCAGGAAGCCGGCGGTCAGGAAGAAGCCCACCGCATTGTGGCCATACCACCACTGCACCAGCGCGCCCTGCACCCCGCCGAAGAACGGATAGCTCTTCGAACCGAGGAAGCTGACTGGGATGTCCACATTGTTGACCAGGTGGAGCATCGCGACAGTGATGATGAAGCTGAGGTAGAACCAGTTGGCCACATAGATATGCGGCTCTTTACGCTTCAGGATCGTGCCGACGAAGACGATGAGATAGGCCACCCACACGATGGTGAGCCACCAGTCCACGTACCATTCCGGCTCGGCATATTCCTTCGACTGGGTGATGCCCATCAGATAGCCGGTCGCGGCCAGAACGATGAACAGCTGATAGCCCCAGAAGACAAAGCGGGCGAGGCCGGGAAAGGCCAGGCGCGCGCGGCAGGTGCGCTGCACGACATAGAAGCTCGTGGCGATCAGCGCATTGCCGCCGAAGGCAAAGATCACGGCGGAGGTGTGAAGCGGACGCAGGCGCCCGAAATTAAGGAACGGCTCCAGATTAAGGAGCGGATAGGCCAGCTGCAGGGCAATGAACAACCCTGCCGTAAAACCTGCCATCCCCCAGAACACCGTCGCGATCACGCCCCAGCGAATGGGATCGTCATCGTAACGCGATTCGTCGGGTGTCCTGAGAATCCCCTTGGCGATCGCGGCGTAGTCCGCCTTGTTCACGCTCACCACCAGCCCGATCAGGGCGGCAATGGCGACGATCGTCATGTGGACGGCGAAGCCGCTGTCCTGAGCGCCGGCTACGGCGATCACGGCCAGCAAGAGGATCGCGAGCCAGATGCCCGCGCCTGATACCACCTTTACCATGAGACGTTACCTCCAGTCCGGAGCGGCCTTTGCCCCTCGCGCGTCTGCGCCACATTGATCGCCGTCAAATCACCATGCCTCAAGGGCCAATTGGCGTTTTTGCCCATTTTGCGCCGGATCAATGTTTTGCCGGCGGCACGGTGGGAAGGGAGCATCGCGCTGCAAAAATCCTTGGCCGCACAGGGTGGCCGCTGCGGCGCGAGGGAAATGACACGATGCGTATGATGACCGCCGCCGTGGCCCTGGCAACGGCATTCGCCCTGTCGGTTCCGGCTCACGCCGAAGACGGCGCCAGCGGCGACAAGGGCAAGTGGCAGTTCAAGCTGCTTGGCACTGCCGTGCTCGCCGATGGCAAGCTGACCGAAGTGAACAACGACCTTGTCGGCCTTCCCGGTACGCTCGAAACCAAAGCCAACGACAATTACGTGCCCACCGTGGCGATCGAATATTTCTTCACCGACAATATCTCGGTGGAAACGATCTGCTGCGTCACTCAGCACGATGTCGATGCCACCGCCGGCCTTCCGGGCGCAGAACTGGTCAGCGATGCCAAGATCATTCCCGCCACCTTCACCCTGAAGTACCATCTCGATGCCGGCCCGATTAAGCCCTATATCGGCGCGGGTCCGACCTACTTCATCTTCATCGACGAAAAGCCTGGCGCCGACGCAGTCACTCTTGGCGCCAACGGGTTTAAGCTGAATGACAAGTTCGGCGTTGCCCTGCAGGCCGGTGTGGATATTCCGCTGGGCGATGGCGGCATGTCGCTCGCCCTCGATGCCAAGAAGTATTTCCTCAACACTTCGGCCCACTGGTATGTCGACGGCACTGAAGTGATCGCGACCCGCCATGCGCTCGACCCTTGGGTGCTGAGCGCGGGCATGGGCTTCCGCTTCTAGGCAGGTCCACACCACCCTTCCTCTCCGAAAGGAAGAGGAAGGGCCGGGCATCGGGGGTCAGCCCGCCCTTGCCTCTAGCGCCGCGCGGTCAAGGATCGTAACCGCGCGGCGCGACGGCAGATCGACGATCCCATCCTTCTTGAGACGCGTGAACTGGCGGCTGACGGTTTCGATCGTCAGGCCCAGAAGATCCGCGACCTGCTGGCGCGAGAAGGGCAGTTCGAATTCGTTCAGCATTTCGTCCGGATCTTCGCAGCCCGGTTCGGAAAGGCGTTCCGACATGTCGAGCAGGAAGGTCGCCAGCTTTTCTTCCGCATTCTTGCGGCCCAGCAGCAGCATCCAGCGCCGCGTGCGGTCCAGCTCCGAAAGGGTGCGCTTCAGCAGCTTGTGTTCCAGCGCCGGATGGTCATGCGCGAAGCTGTCAAAATCGGCGCGCGAGAACACGCAGACATTGGCTTCCGTCAGCGCGGTGACTGAATGGCGGGTAGTGGTGCCGAAGGGGCGGCCGATGAAATCCGAGGGATAGACCACGCCAACGATCTGTTCGCGCCCGTCTTCCGTGCCGGTGGAAAGCTTCAGCACGCCTTCGATCACATTGGCGACCAGCAGCGAATCGTCACCTTCCCAGATCAGCGATTCCCCGGCTTCCAGCTTGCGGCGGCGGCCGATCGAATTGAGCGCGGAAACCTCATTCGCGTCAAGCGCGGCGCAAATTGCCCGGTTGCGCACCACACATGTATCGCAAAAGCCCATAGGGCCGCTTACCAATGGCTGCGCCCCACGACAACAATTCAATGCCAAACCGCTGATCCGGAACGGGAAACAGGATCAATTTCATCATAGCTGGCCATGGCGGGCGGCCATCTGCCCGAGTCTGGCGCCGCCGCGCCGTCAGCCCCCGTCAGGCGCCCCGAAACCGCCGCCACCCGGCGTTTCGATCAGGAAGGCGTCCCCCGGTTCCATTGCGACCGTGGCCGATGGGCCGAGCGTTTCGACGCTGCCATCCGCCCGGATCACGCGATTCGATCCCGGCAGGCCATCGCCGCCGCCCGCCAGCCCGAAAGGCGCGGTGAGCCGCCGGCCGGAGAGAATCCCCGCCGTCATCGCTTCCAGAAAGCGCAGGCGGCGAACCGCGCCATTGCCGCCCATCTGCGCGCCCGCGCCGCCCGATCCGCGCCGGATGGAAAATTCTTCCAGCAGGACGGGGAAATTGCCCTCCAGCACTTCCGGGTCGGTCAGGCGGCTGTTGGTCATATGCGTCTGGATCGCATCGGCGCCCGGAAAATCCGCCCCGGCGCCGGAACCGCCCGCGATGGTCTCGTAATATTGGTAGCGGGCATTGCCGAAGGTGAAATTGTTCATCGTGCCCTGCGCCGCCGCCATGGCCCCCAGCGCCCCGAAGATCGCATCGGTGACGATCTGGCTCGTCTCCACATTGCCCGCCACAACCGCCGCCGGATGGCGCGGATTGAGCATGCTGCCTTCGGGCACGATCAGGCGCAACGGCCGCAGGCAACCTTCGTTCATCGGCACTGCATCGTCGATCAGCGTGCGCACGGCATAAAGCACCGCAGCCCGCACCACCGGCAGGGGCGCATTGAAATTATCGGCAAGCTGGGCAGACGATCCGGTAAAGTCGATCACCGCTTCGCGCGCGGCGCGGTCGATCCGCACTGCCACCTGCACCTGCCCGCCATTGTCCATCGGCGCGATGAAGCTGCCATCCTTCAGGCGAAGCAACAGCGCGCGCACTGCGTCCTCGGCCTGCTGCTGGACATGGCCCATATAGGCATCCACCGCCGCGCGGGATTGTTCGCCCGCCACGCGGCGCAATTCCGCCGCGCCCTTGGCACAGGCGGCGATCTGGGCCTTGAGGTCTTCCAGATTGCGCCCCGGATTGCGGGCGGGCCAGCGGCCAGAGGCAAGCAGCGCGCGCATTTCCGCATCGCACAGTCGGCCCCGGTCCACCAGCAGCACATTGTCGAGCAGAATGCCCTCTTCCTCTACCGAGCGGCTGCCCGGCGGCATGGAACCCGGCGCGATCCCGCCAATATCGGCATGGTGCCCGCGCGCGGCGACATACCAGGCAGGCTGCGTATCCCCGGCATCGGCGAAGACCGGCATCACCACGGTAATATCCGGCAGATGGGTTCCGCCTTCATAGGGGGCGTTCAGCGCATAGGCATCGCCCGGCAGAATGCCGCG from the Erythrobacter sp. SG61-1L genome contains:
- a CDS encoding heavy metal translocating P-type ATPase; the encoded protein is MTALARHDRDDAVQTVLAVPGMHCAGCMSKIERGLEGRPGIVSARVNLSARQVTIAHDASVRPRDLVEELDRIGFEAEPRKGALARTQSAVKPLLAPLAVSAFACMNVMLLSVSVWSGADGPTRTMFHWISAAIAIPAILYGGMPFFKSAWGVLRRGRTNMDVPISIGVILATALSFYETVTGGHDAWFDGALMLLAFLLAGRVLDAMMRDRARTGVDALLSHAAQGAMVVAADGTVEWRKADDLAAGMVMRVAAGERLAADGEIVSGGSRFDQSLLTGESAPVPGAAGDRVLAGTLNLDAPVDVRVLAIGQDTTLAEIARLMEAAAQDRSKYVRIADRAARLYAPAVHTLAALTFIGWMIAGAGWYQSLVIAISVLIITCPCALGLAVPVAQVVASGALMRAGIMVKDGSALERLAKADRALLDKTGTLTLGRPVPDPAVLANLPADAAAVALSLASHSRHPISKALAGALTARGIRAVELDGVEERPGEGVFATYQGSKVALRRPEGASGIAVTLEIAGRPTWLIPFADRLRPETNEALTRLAKMGVEASIISGDHTESVAQVARETGLFAQAEASPQDKQDLIRRLQGAGRNVLMVGDGLNDGPALAKADSSIAPGSASDVGLQASDLVFVQDSLMALPRSVKVARSTMRVVKQNFALAVGYNMLAVPLAIAGFVTPMIAALAMSTSSLVVVANSLRLARSAR
- the ccoN gene encoding cytochrome-c oxidase, cbb3-type subunit I, whose amino-acid sequence is MVKVVSGAGIWLAILLLAVIAVAGAQDSGFAVHMTIVAIAALIGLVVSVNKADYAAIAKGILRTPDESRYDDDPIRWGVIATVFWGMAGFTAGLFIALQLAYPLLNLEPFLNFGRLRPLHTSAVIFAFGGNALIATSFYVVQRTCRARLAFPGLARFVFWGYQLFIVLAATGYLMGITQSKEYAEPEWYVDWWLTIVWVAYLIVFVGTILKRKEPHIYVANWFYLSFIITVAMLHLVNNVDIPVSFLGSKSYPFFGGVQGALVQWWYGHNAVGFFLTAGFLAMMYYFVPKQAERPIYSYRLSIIHFWALIFLYIWAGPHHLHYTALPDWAQTLGMVFSIMLWMPSWGGMINGLMTLNGAWDKVRTDPIMRMFVLSLAFYGMSTFEGPMMSIKSVNSLSHYTDWTIGHVHSGALGWNGMITFAAIYFLVPRLWKRERLYSIRMVNWHFWLATLGIVFYAASMWVAGVTQGLMWREYGADGYLVNSFADTVAALHWDYLARAFGGLLYLSGAVLLVINVWRTILGHQRQEAPMSTAAYNEEADRPAAPVPAE
- the ccoP gene encoding cytochrome-c oxidase, cbb3-type subunit III, with product MTDKRIDEATGVETVGHEWDGIEELNNPLPRWWVLTFYVCIFWALVYSVAYPAWPMISSATQGMLGWTSRGQLAAEMEAQEKERAASVAALANMPIEQLPGNPELMRAAVAGGRAAFKVNCVQCHGSGAAGGKGYPNLNDDDWLWGGDLKAIETTLIHGIRQPGDDQTRFSQMPSFGRDGILTGGQISAVASHVLALSGKGKDSAAGAQLFQENCAVCHGPDGKGMREFGAPNLTDAIWLYGGARKDVIASVTNAHAGVMPAWGTRLDPVTIKMLAAYVHSLGGGEDFTEQAAAPAAPATPAEQTNEQP
- the ccoG gene encoding cytochrome c oxidase accessory protein CcoG, which translates into the protein MNNPDRITVPGSHVPGPEKLYEKRKAVYPQKIDGPFRRFKWFVMFVTLTIYYGTPWLRWDRGPYAPDQAVLVDLAHRRFYMFGIEIWPHEFYFVAGLLIMAGIGLFLVTSAVGRAWCGYSCPQTVWTDVFQHVDRFIDGDRNAQARLAKAPWGPAKIFKRTLKYSIYLAISFWTGGAWIMYFADAPTLTHDFWTGQAAPIAYATVAVLTATTFLLGGFAREQVCIYMCPWPRIQTAMLDEKSLIVTYKDWRGEKRGSLKKAEKNPGEFGDCIDCNQCVAVCPTGYDIRNGPDIACITCGLCIDACDRVMREVGRPRGLIDYATLEDNTREAAGETPRPVWKTILHLRTLIYLGVWGMLGLGLLFALGTRNHTDITIAQDRNPPFMLMSDGSVRNAYTLKLRNMESRPRKMEVAIEGLPGAVMWSEDMPREAAARKIVREVPADEIDTMRAYVVMPDGARSQKFTFTLRSLDEAGESDSGVTNFEAPGAEE
- a CDS encoding FixH family protein is translated as MNGTSSQQAETRKVARFTGWHAAAILVAFFGTVGTVNVVMARFATSTFGGVVVENSYVASQEFNGWLDQAEQSKELGWKAEASRLADGRVAIALQGAPQDAVLEAEARHPLGRLDDVQMSFARQADGTFVSAQPLPAGRWTLRLAAHSGSASWRAEEELR
- a CDS encoding OmpW family outer membrane protein encodes the protein MRMMTAAVALATAFALSVPAHAEDGASGDKGKWQFKLLGTAVLADGKLTEVNNDLVGLPGTLETKANDNYVPTVAIEYFFTDNISVETICCVTQHDVDATAGLPGAELVSDAKIIPATFTLKYHLDAGPIKPYIGAGPTYFIFIDEKPGADAVTLGANGFKLNDKFGVALQAGVDIPLGDGGMSLALDAKKYFLNTSAHWYVDGTEVIATRHALDPWVLSAGMGFRF
- the ccoO gene encoding cytochrome-c oxidase, cbb3-type subunit II, producing MVSLTQHHKKLERNVTLLGVFAFVAVIIGGIVEIAPLFWIDNTIEKVKGMRPYTPLEQAGRDIYVREGCYVCHSQMIRPFRDEVERYGHYSLAAESMYDHPFQWGSKRTGPDLARVGGRYSDEWHVQHLKDPRAVVPESVMPPYSFLADRDLEIGDPAARLVALKDVGVPYTKADIERAKADLLAQANPDADAGDLATRYPKAQIRDYDGNPQRLTEMDALVAYLQMLGTLVDVNSAAAQEDLAKEKGR
- a CDS encoding Crp/Fnr family transcriptional regulator; this translates as MGFCDTCVVRNRAICAALDANEVSALNSIGRRRKLEAGESLIWEGDDSLLVANVIEGVLKLSTGTEDGREQIVGVVYPSDFIGRPFGTTTRHSVTALTEANVCVFSRADFDSFAHDHPALEHKLLKRTLSELDRTRRWMLLLGRKNAEEKLATFLLDMSERLSEPGCEDPDEMLNEFELPFSRQQVADLLGLTIETVSRQFTRLKKDGIVDLPSRRAVTILDRAALEARAG
- a CDS encoding cbb3-type cytochrome c oxidase subunit 3, whose amino-acid sequence is MSGHSIYDNLRHIADSWGLMAMMVVFVGLCLWPFRPGSRGQNQEAAEAIFKDDSDD